Proteins from a single region of Paraburkholderia sp. PGU19:
- a CDS encoding MFS transporter, with translation MNFENNASSTTANVADTTSSPLRAWLAVASVTIGAFAFVTTEFLPVGLLPQVAQTFDVLPGTAGLMVTIPGIMAAISAPGLMLAAGRVNRRLILILLTVMLLASNLLSAFAPNFPLMLVGRALLGAALGGFWTLALAAAGRLVKAHEAPRATATILAGVTCATVIGVPLGTFIASLASWRMSFIATAVLVSIALIAQIALLPSLPSKAALRFADLVTLVRRPFPRKSLLMVALIFGAHFSSYTYIAPFLQNAHFSTSTITAVLLGFGIIGFFSNFAVSTFVARRLKATLAAVTVLLMFALLTMPLLSDMAPVVTGMVLAWGVAFGAIPLCVSVWMQEAAPDLPEAGSALFVGIIQVAIAVGSSVGGTIVDHAGIPVDFWFGSALAILGLVTLASFRTRNHAAQAAAPVASTEVQTECV, from the coding sequence ATGAACTTCGAAAACAACGCTTCGAGCACCACGGCGAACGTCGCCGATACCACGTCTTCGCCGTTGCGCGCATGGCTCGCGGTCGCGTCGGTAACGATTGGCGCGTTCGCGTTCGTGACGACGGAATTTCTGCCCGTCGGTCTCCTGCCGCAAGTCGCGCAGACCTTCGACGTATTGCCGGGCACAGCCGGTCTCATGGTGACGATTCCCGGCATCATGGCCGCTATCTCGGCGCCGGGCCTGATGCTCGCCGCCGGACGCGTGAACCGTCGGCTGATTCTGATTCTGCTGACCGTGATGCTGCTCGCGTCGAACCTGCTGTCGGCATTCGCGCCGAATTTCCCGTTGATGCTGGTGGGTCGCGCGCTGCTCGGCGCCGCGCTCGGCGGCTTCTGGACGCTCGCGCTCGCTGCTGCGGGGCGTCTCGTGAAAGCGCATGAAGCGCCCCGCGCGACGGCGACGATTCTCGCCGGTGTCACCTGCGCGACGGTGATCGGCGTGCCGCTCGGCACCTTCATCGCGAGTCTTGCTTCGTGGCGCATGTCGTTCATCGCGACGGCTGTGCTCGTGAGCATCGCGCTGATTGCGCAGATTGCGCTACTGCCGTCGCTGCCGTCCAAAGCGGCCTTGCGTTTTGCCGATCTCGTGACGCTCGTGCGCCGTCCGTTTCCGCGCAAGAGCCTGTTGATGGTCGCGCTGATTTTCGGCGCGCATTTCTCGTCGTACACGTATATCGCGCCGTTTCTGCAGAACGCGCATTTCAGCACGTCGACGATCACCGCGGTGCTGCTCGGCTTCGGCATCATCGGCTTCTTTTCGAACTTCGCGGTATCGACGTTCGTTGCGCGCAGGCTCAAGGCCACACTCGCAGCGGTGACCGTGCTGCTGATGTTCGCGTTGCTGACGATGCCGCTGCTCAGCGACATGGCACCCGTCGTGACGGGTATGGTGCTCGCGTGGGGCGTGGCGTTTGGCGCGATTCCGCTGTGCGTGAGCGTATGGATGCAGGAAGCCGCGCCCGATTTGCCCGAAGCGGGTTCGGCGCTGTTCGTCGGCATCATTCAGGTGGCGATTGCTGTCGGTTCGTCCGTGGGCGGCACGATCGTCGATCACGCCGGCATTCCCGTCGATTTCTGGTTCGGCAGCGCGCTCGCGATTCTCGGCCTCGTCACGCTGGCGAGCTTCCGCACGCGCAACCACGCCGCGCAGGCCGCCGCGCCTGTGGCGTCAACCGAGGTTCAGACCGAGTGCGTCTGA
- a CDS encoding Rieske 2Fe-2S domain-containing protein, giving the protein MTIKSEQMEKGGSAGGTVVKKLIPYGGYYTNRIPAHDVELTETGPGTPTGEYMRRFWHPVCMSMELTDTPRFLKILNEELVAFRDGSGRVGLLHAHCVHRGASLEYGVIQERGIQCCYHGMVFDVDGTCLHAPFPKGEEAEAEKYACSIRQGAYKAIERNGLVFAYMGPPDEEPPFPEWEGNFTVLPTDELVPYSNFQHCNWLQVQDNAADNYHTAALHAGRNVVGGHYQGTTFDEVGAASMEVPPDMQFIPVQQGRSLACAGARRADKDHLFVRVQHQVLPNLSLHAYTSEDGLNKKLFSRFHMIRWTVPVDDENSKMIGWRVMGPGVDTRGVGDKSMVGYETIDFLEGQVAMRRPERFGKYKLEDMPPIPPNHRERAHYKDAQYAPGDYEAIISQRPIAVHSLEHPTKFDAGLYLFRKMLRDAVRGTNPAASPAEFAQWLRDVGAAPNSYCSGNVFEIPEAATVEEEVAQRRRISKAVVAILTQSDHLKGDERAAFVRAKMDELEQSTR; this is encoded by the coding sequence ATGACGATCAAGTCGGAGCAGATGGAGAAGGGCGGCAGCGCGGGCGGCACGGTGGTGAAGAAGCTGATTCCCTACGGCGGCTACTACACGAACAGGATTCCGGCACACGACGTCGAACTCACCGAGACGGGTCCCGGTACGCCGACGGGCGAATACATGCGCCGCTTCTGGCATCCCGTCTGCATGTCGATGGAACTCACCGACACGCCCCGCTTCCTGAAGATCCTGAACGAAGAACTGGTCGCGTTCCGCGACGGCAGCGGCCGCGTCGGCCTGCTGCATGCGCATTGCGTGCATCGCGGCGCGTCGCTCGAATACGGCGTGATCCAGGAACGCGGCATCCAGTGCTGCTATCACGGCATGGTGTTCGACGTCGACGGGACCTGTCTGCATGCGCCGTTTCCGAAGGGCGAAGAAGCGGAAGCCGAGAAGTACGCATGCTCGATCCGGCAGGGCGCGTACAAAGCCATCGAGCGCAACGGCCTCGTGTTCGCCTACATGGGCCCGCCCGACGAAGAGCCGCCGTTCCCCGAATGGGAAGGCAACTTCACCGTGCTGCCCACTGACGAACTCGTCCCCTACAGCAACTTCCAGCACTGCAACTGGCTGCAGGTCCAGGACAACGCCGCCGACAACTACCACACGGCCGCGCTGCACGCTGGCAGGAACGTGGTCGGCGGGCACTATCAGGGCACGACGTTCGACGAAGTCGGCGCGGCATCGATGGAAGTGCCGCCCGACATGCAGTTCATCCCCGTGCAGCAAGGCCGCAGTCTCGCCTGTGCGGGCGCGCGCCGCGCGGACAAGGATCATCTGTTCGTGCGCGTCCAGCATCAGGTGCTGCCGAATCTGAGCCTGCATGCGTACACATCTGAAGACGGTTTGAACAAGAAGCTGTTCAGCCGCTTCCATATGATCCGCTGGACGGTGCCCGTCGATGACGAGAACAGCAAGATGATCGGCTGGCGTGTGATGGGGCCGGGCGTCGATACGCGCGGCGTCGGCGATAAATCGATGGTCGGCTATGAAACCATCGACTTCCTCGAAGGCCAGGTGGCGATGCGCAGGCCCGAGCGCTTCGGCAAGTACAAGCTCGAAGACATGCCGCCCATTCCGCCCAACCATCGCGAGCGCGCGCACTACAAGGACGCGCAGTACGCGCCGGGCGATTACGAAGCGATCATCAGCCAGCGCCCTATCGCCGTGCATTCGCTCGAACATCCGACCAAGTTCGACGCAGGCCTCTATCTGTTCCGCAAGATGCTGCGCGATGCCGTGCGCGGCACGAACCCGGCGGCGTCGCCGGCGGAGTTCGCGCAGTGGCTGCGCGATGTCGGTGCCGCGCCGAACAGCTATTGCTCCGGCAACGTGTTCGAGATTCCCGAGGCCGCGACCGTCGAAGAAGAAGTCGCGCAACGCCGCCGCATTTCGAAAGCGGTCGTCGCGATTCTCACGCAGAGCGATCACCTGAAGGGCGATGAGCGGGCCGCGTTCGTGCGCGCAAAGATGGACGAGCTGGAGCAGTCGACGCGCTAG
- a CDS encoding isochorismatase family cysteine hydrolase — translation MPNTVYRAERTGLLLVDPYNDFLSEGGKVFPMIKEIATNVRLLDNLRATVAAARKADIQVFYVPHRRWQPGDYDNWDHPNPTQRLVQQRQTFAKGTWGGEWHPDFVPQEGDIIVQEHWAQSGFANTDLDFQLKQQGITHVIAVGLLANTCIESTSRFAMELGYHVTLVRDGTAAFSEAMMRAAHELNGPTFAHEILTTAELIAALPAVKEAKGTQA, via the coding sequence ATGCCCAATACTGTTTATCGCGCGGAGCGCACCGGCCTGTTGCTGGTCGATCCGTACAACGACTTTCTGTCGGAAGGCGGCAAGGTGTTTCCGATGATCAAGGAAATCGCCACCAACGTCCGTCTGCTCGACAACCTGCGCGCGACGGTCGCCGCCGCGCGCAAGGCCGACATCCAGGTGTTCTACGTGCCGCACCGCCGCTGGCAACCGGGCGATTACGACAACTGGGATCATCCGAATCCGACACAACGTCTGGTTCAGCAGCGTCAGACGTTCGCAAAGGGAACGTGGGGCGGCGAATGGCACCCCGACTTCGTGCCGCAGGAAGGCGACATCATCGTCCAGGAGCACTGGGCGCAAAGCGGCTTCGCCAACACCGATCTCGACTTTCAGCTGAAGCAGCAAGGCATCACGCATGTGATCGCCGTCGGCCTGCTCGCCAATACGTGCATCGAATCCACCAGCCGCTTTGCGATGGAACTGGGTTATCACGTCACGCTCGTGCGCGACGGCACGGCCGCTTTCTCGGAAGCGATGATGCGCGCCGCGCACGAACTGAATGGCCCGACCTTCGCACATGAAATCCTGACGACGGCCGAACTGATCGCCGCGCTGCCCGCAGTGAAAGAAGCAAAGGGAACACAGGCATGA
- a CDS encoding GntR family transcriptional regulator, translating to MTMKFEKLQVRPDYVEEVYRVLADAISDGSLAPGTRLTQEEIAEQFAVSRSPVLQALRLLKKDGLVQDAPGRGVLVAPLDVEWTSHLYQVRGALDTLAAKLAAERGAVIDSALIMRGRLVSKGKDVKAMIDADIAFHSAIYEASGNPLIVESAQLHWVHLRRVMGAVLQSSRLRDSIWDEHQAIADAIAARDPARAAELTELHTSSARQNLVARLGEMLKAG from the coding sequence ATGACGATGAAGTTCGAAAAGCTGCAGGTCCGTCCCGACTATGTCGAGGAGGTGTATCGGGTACTCGCCGATGCGATTAGCGACGGGTCGCTCGCGCCCGGCACGCGGTTGACGCAGGAAGAGATCGCGGAGCAGTTCGCGGTGTCGCGTTCACCTGTGTTGCAGGCGCTGCGTCTGCTGAAGAAGGACGGGCTCGTGCAGGATGCGCCGGGGCGCGGGGTGCTGGTTGCGCCGCTCGATGTCGAATGGACGAGCCATCTTTACCAGGTGCGTGGTGCGCTCGATACGCTTGCTGCGAAGCTTGCCGCTGAGCGCGGTGCTGTGATCGATAGCGCGCTGATCATGCGTGGGCGGCTCGTGTCGAAGGGCAAGGATGTGAAGGCGATGATCGATGCCGATATTGCTTTTCATTCGGCTATTTATGAGGCGTCGGGGAATCCGCTGATCGTTGAGAGTGCGCAGTTGCATTGGGTGCATTTGCGCCGCGTTATGGGCGCTGTGCTGCAGTCTTCGCGGCTGCGGGATTCGATCTGGGATGAGCACCAGGCCATCGCTGATGCAATTGCTGCGCGCGATCCCGCGCGGGCTGCTGAGCTGACTGAATTGCACACTAGCAGTGCGCGGCAGAATCTTGTTGCCAGGCTTGGGGAGATGCTTAAGGCTGGGTGA
- a CDS encoding MFS transporter produces MSSISQDVYLERSGAGVYAKVAWRLIPFLFFCYLCAYLDRINVSFAKLQMLQDLGMSDAVYGLGAGIFFVGYLMFEVPSNLILLKVGARRWIARIMVTWGVISAAMMFVSTPTQFYVVRFLLGVAEAGFFPAILLYLTYWFPAGRRSKVTALFMTGIPMSGVIGGPLSGWIMHSMSGAHGIAGWQWLFFLEGIPTVIVGIVAFFYLDDKVSDARWLRDDEKALIEADLQAESGHHKLHSLRDGLASPRVLLLSAIYFFFTMGLYGVSFWLPSLVKASGVSGTLNIGLLSAVPYAAAAVTMVLVGRSSDRYGERRWHLALPGVVGAIALCASVLYAHQTVLAMIALTIGTMGVITTISQFWTVPPAVLQGTAAAGGIALANSVGSISGVVSPYVIGFLQTSTGSTGSGVVGIAVSMVLGSLLTLTLRRAHVNVFSKRE; encoded by the coding sequence ATGAGTTCGATCAGCCAGGACGTGTATCTGGAGCGTTCGGGAGCGGGCGTCTATGCGAAGGTGGCATGGCGCCTGATTCCATTTCTGTTCTTCTGCTATCTGTGCGCTTACCTCGATCGCATCAACGTCAGCTTTGCGAAACTGCAGATGCTGCAGGATCTCGGGATGAGCGATGCCGTCTATGGGCTCGGCGCGGGGATTTTCTTCGTCGGCTATCTGATGTTCGAAGTACCTAGCAATCTGATTTTGCTGAAGGTGGGGGCACGGCGCTGGATCGCGCGGATCATGGTGACGTGGGGCGTCATTTCGGCGGCGATGATGTTCGTGTCGACGCCTACGCAGTTCTATGTGGTGCGGTTTCTTTTGGGTGTGGCCGAGGCCGGGTTCTTTCCGGCGATTCTTTTGTATCTGACGTACTGGTTTCCTGCTGGACGCCGTAGCAAGGTGACGGCGCTTTTCATGACGGGGATTCCGATGTCGGGTGTGATCGGCGGTCCTTTGTCGGGGTGGATCATGCATTCGATGAGCGGCGCGCATGGGATTGCCGGCTGGCAGTGGCTGTTTTTTCTGGAAGGTATTCCGACGGTGATCGTCGGGATCGTTGCGTTCTTTTATCTTGACGACAAGGTGTCCGATGCACGGTGGCTGCGCGATGACGAGAAGGCGTTGATCGAGGCTGATTTGCAGGCGGAGAGTGGGCACCATAAGTTGCATTCGCTGCGCGATGGGCTTGCGAGTCCGCGTGTGCTGTTGCTGTCGGCGATTTATTTCTTCTTCACGATGGGGTTGTATGGGGTGAGCTTCTGGCTTCCTTCGCTTGTTAAGGCTTCGGGGGTGTCGGGGACGTTGAATATCGGGCTGTTATCGGCTGTGCCTTATGCGGCGGCTGCTGTCACCATGGTGCTCGTCGGGCGTAGTTCGGATCGTTATGGTGAACGGCGTTGGCATCTGGCGTTGCCTGGCGTGGTTGGCGCGATTGCGCTGTGTGCGAGTGTTCTCTATGCGCATCAGACCGTGCTGGCGATGATCGCGCTGACGATTGGCACTATGGGTGTCATTACGACGATTTCGCAGTTTTGGACTGTGCCGCCGGCTGTTTTGCAAGGTACGGCTGCCGCGGGTGGGATCGCGCTGGCTAATTCGGTTGGGTCGATTTCGGGTGTTGTTAGTCCGTATGTGATTGGTTTTTTGCAGACTTCGACTGGGTCGACTGGGAGTGGGGTGGTCGGGATTGCTGTGAGTATGGTTCTTGGGAGTCTGCTGACGCTTACCCTTCGGCGGGCGCATGTGAATGTTTTTTCTAAGCGGGAGTAG
- a CDS encoding class II aldolase/adducin family protein: MSEVMEAPSKAIDLKGRISIYQPEQDGLIFPQLPTFESHAQHRQYLKERLVAACRAFALQGFDYGFAGHLTVRDPEHPGLYWTNPMAVHFSQVKVSNLICADHEGNVVEGDYAINRAGFVLHAAVHEMHQDIVAMCHAHTVYGTAFASLGKKLDPISQDAAAFFEDHVVIGEEAGQVAVEVKAGHKVAHAFKGVKAAIHQNHGLLTASRHSIESAAFWFIALERCCQQQLMIEATGIKPRFVTEERARYSREHVGSEYIGWLHFQTIWDQLVKTQPDMFD; encoded by the coding sequence ATGTCCGAAGTGATGGAAGCCCCATCGAAAGCGATCGACCTCAAGGGCCGCATCTCGATCTATCAGCCCGAGCAGGACGGCCTGATCTTTCCGCAACTGCCGACCTTCGAAAGCCACGCGCAGCATCGGCAGTATCTGAAGGAGCGTCTTGTCGCCGCTTGCCGCGCGTTCGCGCTGCAGGGCTTCGATTACGGCTTCGCGGGCCATCTGACGGTGCGTGACCCGGAGCATCCCGGTCTCTACTGGACGAACCCGATGGCCGTGCATTTCTCGCAGGTCAAGGTGTCGAACCTGATCTGCGCGGACCACGAAGGCAATGTCGTCGAAGGCGACTATGCGATCAATCGCGCGGGCTTCGTGCTGCATGCGGCCGTTCACGAGATGCATCAGGACATCGTCGCGATGTGTCACGCGCATACCGTGTACGGCACCGCATTCGCATCGCTCGGCAAGAAGCTCGATCCCATCAGCCAGGATGCTGCTGCATTTTTCGAGGACCACGTCGTGATCGGCGAGGAAGCGGGACAGGTGGCCGTCGAAGTGAAGGCGGGCCACAAGGTCGCGCATGCCTTCAAGGGCGTGAAGGCGGCGATTCACCAGAATCACGGGCTGCTGACGGCGAGCCGGCACAGCATCGAATCGGCTGCGTTCTGGTTCATTGCGCTCGAGCGTTGCTGCCAGCAGCAACTGATGATCGAGGCGACAGGCATCAAGCCGCGCTTCGTGACGGAAGAGCGTGCGCGCTATAGCCGCGAGCATGTCGGCAGCGAATACATTGGCTGGCTGCATTTCCAGACCATCTGGGATCAGCTGGTGAAGACGCAGCCCGACATGTTCGATTAA
- a CDS encoding helix-turn-helix domain-containing protein, whose protein sequence is MARVAEKANTVCPVSRSLDVVGDRWSILVLRELYMGAARFEEIQIQTEATPQMLATRLKSLEADGMIERHPYSEKPLRYEYRLTEKGRAFYPVIHALRAWGETWCKEKHEDIAVRFVHRKCGHDVGLANVCPHCGEHVERKDLDSTLSSRFASERAERRAAFKRK, encoded by the coding sequence GTGGCACGTGTCGCGGAGAAGGCCAATACGGTGTGTCCGGTATCGCGGTCGCTGGATGTCGTCGGCGACCGGTGGTCGATACTCGTCCTGCGGGAGCTGTACATGGGCGCAGCGCGTTTCGAGGAAATACAGATCCAGACGGAAGCGACGCCGCAAATGCTGGCGACGCGTCTGAAGTCGCTCGAAGCGGACGGCATGATCGAGCGCCATCCGTATAGCGAGAAGCCGCTGCGCTACGAATATCGTCTGACGGAGAAAGGGCGGGCGTTTTATCCCGTGATTCACGCGCTGCGCGCGTGGGGTGAAACGTGGTGCAAGGAGAAGCACGAGGACATCGCGGTGCGCTTCGTGCACCGCAAGTGCGGCCACGATGTCGGGCTGGCGAACGTGTGTCCGCATTGTGGCGAACACGTCGAGCGAAAGGATCTGGATTCGACGCTGAGCAGCCGGTTCGCGAGCGAGCGCGCTGAGCGGCGTGCCGCGTTCAAGCGGAAGTAG
- a CDS encoding LysR substrate-binding domain-containing protein: protein MRRMPNFVLLRSFEAAARLESFALAAQELHLTPSAISHQVKELEEYFGRPLFLRRNRRIEPTPEAVRLLESLSRVFDVVEAACSEVMLAPDAQVLAVHCAPSFAVKWLGPKLPEFNKAYPHITIRLSTGAEPLDLTRVQEVDVEISYGSALDRPGIDTVPLGREAIVPLCSPALLGDDAPVAKRMSELTLIDTQLSRVTWADWFAANGLDMPTTPRPSFDRAALGISAAADGMGVVLESTRLAEREIVRGDLIEVRSDAFVRFERDTHFLSYRKNEFRVEKVAAFTHWLLERAGVGKGENAPQ, encoded by the coding sequence ATGAGGCGGATGCCGAATTTCGTGCTGCTGCGTTCCTTCGAAGCCGCCGCGCGGCTAGAGAGCTTCGCGCTCGCCGCGCAGGAATTGCATCTGACGCCGTCCGCGATCAGTCATCAGGTGAAAGAACTCGAGGAGTATTTCGGGCGTCCGCTGTTTCTGCGGCGCAACCGGCGCATCGAGCCCACGCCCGAGGCCGTGCGCCTGCTCGAAAGCCTGAGCCGCGTATTCGACGTCGTCGAGGCGGCATGCAGCGAGGTCATGCTCGCGCCCGATGCGCAGGTGCTCGCCGTCCATTGCGCGCCGAGCTTCGCGGTGAAATGGCTTGGGCCGAAACTGCCCGAATTCAACAAGGCGTATCCGCACATCACCATTCGTCTCTCTACGGGCGCCGAGCCGCTCGATCTCACGCGCGTGCAGGAAGTCGACGTCGAGATTTCATACGGCAGCGCGCTCGATCGTCCCGGCATCGACACCGTGCCATTGGGCCGCGAAGCGATCGTGCCGCTCTGCTCGCCCGCGCTGCTCGGCGACGACGCGCCCGTCGCGAAGCGCATGAGCGAGCTGACGCTGATCGATACACAGTTGAGCCGCGTCACCTGGGCCGACTGGTTCGCGGCCAACGGGCTCGACATGCCGACCACGCCCCGCCCTTCGTTCGATCGCGCGGCGCTCGGCATCTCGGCGGCCGCCGACGGCATGGGCGTGGTGCTCGAAAGCACGCGGCTCGCCGAACGCGAAATCGTGCGCGGCGATCTCATCGAAGTGCGTAGCGACGCGTTCGTGCGCTTCGAGCGCGACACGCATTTTCTGTCGTACCGGAAGAACGAATTCCGAGTCGAGAAGGTGGCCGCTTTCACGCATTGGCTGCTTGAGCGCGCAGGTGTTGGAAAGGGCGAAAACGCGCCGCAGTAG
- a CDS encoding aldehyde dehydrogenase (NADP(+)): MTLTGNLLIGSHEVAAAAGTMKALNPATNTAIEPGFAFGDVAEVNLAAQLADDAFDSFNNTSLDERAAFLDRIADGLDAVAPELAQRTSLETGLPAAQLEAETAKAATQFRQFATVVRQGRFRQATIDPAQPERQPRPRMDHRMQKIALGPVAIFGASNFPISYSVAGGDTASALAAGCPVIVKAHNAHPGASEIMGRVIQQAVEASGLHEGVFSMLRGGGNEIGEALVDHPLIKGVTFTGSEAGGMALFRRAQQRPDPIPVFTEMTSVNPTFVLPAALAARGGAVGDGFGERMLVNVGQACLKPAILLAIDGPGYTELRQALIARVEAMHARTMLTPGIWKSYSDNLERRKSAGAEPIAAGGNAQGEWDGQAALLEVDGARMLSDASLSEEVFGPAALLVRVADVEQLIAIAKRFRGQLSATMQIDSADHALAARLLPVLERRTGRIVINAFAHPQEVSYASIHGGPFPATSDSRFTSVGMTSIERFLRPVCYQGFPDDLLPEALQHGNPRDIWRLTDGELSKA; encoded by the coding sequence ATGACACTCACTGGCAATCTGCTGATCGGCTCGCATGAAGTTGCTGCGGCGGCCGGCACCATGAAGGCACTGAACCCCGCGACGAATACCGCAATCGAACCGGGGTTCGCATTCGGCGACGTCGCGGAAGTAAATCTCGCCGCGCAACTCGCCGACGATGCATTCGACAGCTTCAACAACACGTCACTCGACGAACGCGCGGCGTTTCTCGACCGCATCGCCGATGGACTCGATGCCGTTGCGCCTGAACTCGCGCAGCGCACCTCGCTGGAAACGGGCTTGCCTGCCGCGCAGCTCGAAGCGGAAACGGCAAAAGCGGCCACGCAGTTCCGTCAGTTCGCGACTGTGGTGCGTCAAGGGCGCTTTCGCCAGGCGACGATCGATCCCGCGCAGCCGGAGCGTCAACCGCGCCCGCGCATGGATCACCGGATGCAGAAGATCGCGCTCGGCCCCGTCGCGATCTTCGGCGCGAGCAACTTTCCGATTTCGTATTCGGTGGCGGGCGGCGATACGGCATCGGCGCTGGCGGCCGGCTGTCCTGTGATCGTGAAGGCGCACAACGCGCATCCCGGCGCATCCGAAATCATGGGCCGCGTGATCCAGCAGGCCGTCGAAGCATCGGGCCTGCACGAAGGCGTGTTTTCGATGCTGCGCGGCGGCGGCAATGAAATCGGCGAAGCGCTCGTCGATCATCCGCTTATCAAAGGCGTGACGTTCACGGGCTCGGAAGCCGGCGGGATGGCGCTGTTCCGGCGCGCGCAGCAGCGTCCCGATCCGATTCCCGTGTTCACGGAAATGACGAGCGTCAATCCGACCTTCGTGCTGCCGGCTGCGCTCGCCGCGCGCGGCGGCGCAGTCGGCGATGGCTTCGGCGAACGCATGCTGGTCAACGTCGGGCAAGCGTGCCTGAAGCCCGCTATCCTGCTCGCGATCGACGGCCCCGGCTACACGGAACTGCGGCAGGCGCTGATCGCTCGCGTCGAAGCGATGCACGCTCGCACGATGCTAACGCCCGGCATCTGGAAGTCGTACAGCGACAATCTGGAGCGGCGCAAGAGCGCGGGCGCGGAACCCATCGCAGCGGGCGGCAATGCGCAAGGCGAATGGGACGGCCAGGCCGCACTGCTCGAAGTCGACGGCGCGCGCATGCTTTCCGATGCGTCGTTGTCGGAAGAAGTATTTGGTCCGGCTGCGCTGCTCGTGCGTGTAGCGGATGTCGAGCAACTGATCGCGATTGCGAAGCGGTTTCGCGGCCAGCTGTCGGCGACGATGCAGATCGATTCCGCCGATCACGCGCTCGCCGCGCGCCTGTTGCCCGTGCTCGAACGACGCACGGGACGCATCGTGATCAATGCGTTCGCGCATCCGCAGGAAGTGTCGTATGCGTCGATTCACGGCGGCCCGTTCCCGGCGACTTCGGACAGCCGTTTTACGTCGGTCGGCATGACGTCGATCGAGCGGTTTCTGCGTCCTGTGTGCTATCAGGGCTTTCCGGACGATCTGCTGCCTGAAGCATTGCAGCACGGCAATCCGCGCGATATCTGGCGTCTCACGGATGGCGAGTTGTCGAAAGCCTGA
- a CDS encoding PDR/VanB family oxidoreductase has protein sequence MTAFNQAAATLELFVRQVRYEGRNIQSYELVDPEGAALPPFTAGAHIDVHLANGVIRQYSLCNSPADRHRYVIAVLRDEKGRGGSKAVHEQLQVQGRVRVSVPRNNFELAQGARKVILIAGGIGVTPLKSMAHQLADTDDVDYELHYCARDAQSAAFTEELQTLVERERLHFHFDGGDPLRGLDIAALLRDEAQDGTHVYYCGPAGFMRACADASGHWPKDAVHCEHFKAPERAIAPADRKPGEFTVEIASTGQRLPVPIDKSIADVLKAAGIGVQTSCEAGLCATCKVRYLSGEVEHQDCILDAADQQNFLTLCVSRAKSDLLVLDL, from the coding sequence TTGACAGCATTCAATCAGGCGGCGGCGACGCTGGAGTTGTTCGTGCGGCAGGTCCGCTACGAAGGCCGCAATATCCAGTCGTATGAGCTGGTCGATCCCGAAGGCGCGGCACTGCCGCCGTTCACGGCGGGCGCGCATATCGACGTTCATCTCGCGAACGGTGTCATCCGGCAGTATTCGCTGTGCAATTCACCCGCGGACCGGCATCGCTATGTGATCGCGGTGCTGCGCGATGAGAAAGGGCGCGGCGGATCGAAGGCCGTTCACGAGCAGTTGCAGGTGCAGGGCCGCGTGCGCGTGAGCGTGCCGCGCAACAATTTCGAACTCGCGCAAGGGGCGCGCAAGGTGATTCTGATCGCGGGCGGGATCGGCGTGACGCCCCTCAAGTCGATGGCGCATCAACTCGCGGATACGGATGACGTGGACTATGAACTGCACTACTGCGCACGCGATGCGCAATCCGCCGCGTTCACGGAAGAATTGCAGACGCTCGTCGAACGCGAGCGCTTGCATTTTCACTTCGACGGCGGCGATCCTTTGCGCGGCCTCGATATCGCGGCGCTCTTGCGTGATGAAGCGCAAGACGGCACGCATGTCTACTATTGCGGTCCCGCTGGCTTCATGCGCGCGTGCGCGGACGCGTCCGGACACTGGCCGAAGGATGCTGTGCACTGCGAGCATTTCAAGGCGCCGGAACGCGCGATCGCGCCTGCTGACCGAAAGCCGGGCGAATTCACCGTCGAGATCGCGAGCACAGGCCAACGCCTGCCCGTTCCCATCGACAAGAGCATCGCCGATGTGCTCAAGGCAGCGGGCATTGGCGTGCAGACATCGTGCGAAGCCGGCTTGTGCGCGACGTGCAAGGTGCGTTATCTGAGCGGCGAAGTCGAGCATCAGGATTGCATTCTCGACGCCGCCGACCAGCAGAACTTCCTGACGTTGTGCGTTTCGCGCGCGAAGAGCGATCTGCTGGTGCTGGATCTCTAA